The following DNA comes from Sphingobacteriales bacterium.
AGGTAATTGTTCCATTCACAAATGTACACAACTCCTTACCAAGCAGTTCCCTGGCAATCAGCACTACATCTTTTCTTTGATAAAAATCCTTCGGAATCTTCTTCATTATTGATTTTCGATGATTTGCAGGGGGTTAAAAATCAGGTTACAAAAGTAAACATATCTTAAAATTCATCCCAGCTTTTTATTTGAACAGATTGAAGTGAATATTTACAGAATGCCATGATAAAGGCAGCAGCCAGCCGGGCATTGGTTATTAAAGGAATATTCATATCAACCGCACTTCTCCGGATGATGTAATCATTATCAAGCTCGGTTTTCGATAAGTTTTTTGGTATGTTGATGATTAAATCCAGTTTTTTCTCCCTGATAAAATCGAGTACATTGGGTTTTATTTCTTCATCAGGCCAGTGCAGAATAATTGCATCAATATCATATTTTTTGTAAAATTCGGCAGTTCCACGGGTTGCATAGATGTTAAAATTGTTTTTGATCAAAATTCTTACAGATTCCAGCAACTCTGCCTTAGATTTTGGAGGTCCTCCCGAAATCAGAATATTTTTTCCCGGAATCTCATAACCCACAGAAAGCATGGATTTAAGTAATACCTCATAAAAATCCTCCCCCAGACAACCTACTTCGCCAGTTGAAGCCATCTCAACACCCAATACAGGGTCAGCCTTGTGCAATCTTGAAAATGAAAACTGTGAGGCTTTAATACCGATATAATCAATATCAAAAATAGATTTGGAGGGGACCTCCACCGGTTCATTCAGCATCACTCTGGTGGCAATTTCAATAAAATCTGTTTTCAGCACCTTTGAAACAAAAGGGAAACTGCGGGAGGCTCTCAGGTTGCATTCAATCACCTTGATATCATTGTCTTTTGCCAGAAATTGAATATTAAAAGGCCCGCTGATATTCAGACTTTTGGCAATCTGGCGGCTGATTTTCTTTATTCTTCTGAGTGTTTCAATATAAATTTTCTGTGCCGGAAAAACAATGGTAGCATCACCGGAATGTACTCCGGCAAATTCGATATGCTCGCTGATGGCATAGCAGATTATTTCACCCTCCCGGGCAACTGCATCTATCTCAATTTCTTTACATTCTTCAATAAACTCTGAAACCACCACAGGATATTTGCTCGATACAGATCTGGCAATAGAAAGAAAATGAAGCAGTTCGTCCTGATTGGAAACCACGCTCATAGCCGCTCCCGACAAAACATAAGATGGGCGAATCAGCAAAGGGAAGCCTATTTCACGACAAAAATCAAAGATTTCCTCCATGGAAGTCAGCTCTTTCCAACGGGGCTGATCAACACCTAAGCGGTCGAGAAGGCTTGAGAACTTATGCCTGTCTTCAGCCATATCAATTGATAAGGGAGAGGTCCCAAGTATTTTTACATTTGATTTAAATAACCTTAATGCCAGATTATTGGCTGTCTGCCCACCCGTTGACACTATCACACCTGTTGGATTCTCAAGCTCGACAATGTCCATCACCCTTTCATACGAAAGCTCATCAAAATAAAGCTTTCCACATTCATCATAGTCGGTACTGACAGTTTCAGGGTTGAAATTAATAATAACCGACCTGAAGCCGCTTTTTTCAACAGTTTTCAAAGCACTGACACTGCACCAGTCAAATTCAACGCTGCTGCCAATGCGATATGCACCTGACCCCAATACGATAACAGATTTCTTGTTTTCTTCATAAGTAACATCATGTTCAGCTGCATTGTAGGTCAGATAAAGGTAGTTGGTCAGAGCAGGGTATTCTGCAGCAACCGTATCAATTTGTTTGACATAAGGTATAATGCCCATTTTTTTTCTTAAATCCCTGATTTTCTGCATATCATCTTCAATACCACTGTCTTTGCTCTTCATGACGAGGCGAGCAATCTGAAAATCTGAAAAACCCAGTTGTTTGGCCCTTTTAAGAGTTTCTGAAGGAAGATATTCCGGATCATTGTACGATAACAGCTCTTCCCTCATCAACCAGATATTCTTAAGTTTTTCAAGAAACCACCTGTCTATTTTGGTCAATTCAAAGATTTTCCCAACTGAATAGCCCAGACTGAAAGCTTTGGCGATAAAAAAAATCCGCATATCTGTAGGATATGAAAGCTCTTTATCAATATTTTCTTCTTCCAGCTCTTTATTCCCGACAAATCCATGCATTCCCTGCCCGATCATACGCAAACCTTTCTGAATAGCTTCTTCAAAGGTTCTTCCGATAGCCATCACCTCTCCTACGCTTTTCATGCTGGAGCCAATCTGATGGCTGACTCCTTTGAATTTATTCAGATCCCACCGGGGCACTTTGCAGACCACATAATCTAATGCTGGCTCAAAACAAGCTGTAGTCGTTTTGGTAACCGAGTTTTTCAATTCAAACAGACCATATCCCAATGCAAGTTTGGCAGCAATGAAAGCCAGCGGATAACCTGTTGCTTTGGAAGCCAGAGCACTCGAACGCGACAGGCGTGCATTGACCTCAATAACCCTGTATTCCTCTGAATCAGGATCAAGTGCATACTGAACATTACATTCTCCGACAATACCGATATGCCTGACAATTTTAATGGAAAGTTGTCTGAGAAAGTGATATTCATGATTGGTAAGTGTCTGGGAAGGAGCTACCACAATGCTTTCACCCGTATGAATGCCAAGAGGATCGAAATTCTCCATGTTGCAAACGGTGATACAGTTGTCATACCTGTCTCTGACAACTTCATATTCAATTTCTTTCCATCCTTTCAGTGATTCTTCAACAAGAATCTGCGATGAATAAGCAAAAGCTTTTGTCGCAAGGCTTTCCACATCATCAATCGAGGTACAAAACCCACTTCCCTGCCCTCCAAGAGCAAAACCAGCTCTGATGATGACAGGGAAACCAAGATTCAAAGCAGCTTTTTTTGCTTCATCCACTGTTTTTGCCACAATGCTTCCGGGAGTTTTAACCTCAATAGCATTCAGTTTGCTGATGAATTTTTCCCTGTCTTCTGTCTCAATAATGGCTTCAACCGGAGTACCCAAAACCCTCACCTGATGTTTTGCCAGAATACCTTCTTTAAACAGGGAAATTCCACAATTCAGGGCTGTTTGCCCCCCAAACGACAACAAAATCCCCTCAGGTTTCTCTTTTTCAATGACTTTCTCAACAAAATATGGTGTTACCGGTAAAAAATAGACTTTATCGGCAAGACCTCTGGATGTTTGAACAGTTGCAATATTGGGATTGATTAAAACCGTTTTAACACCTTCTTCTTTTAATGCTTTTATAGCCTGGGTTCCTGAATAATCAAATTCTCCTGCCTCTCCGATTTTCAATGCACCTGAACCAAGAATCAGTACTTTAGTTATTTTATCATCCATTTTTTCACCAAATCAAAAAAATTGTCGAATAAAAACATCGTATCAGCAGGACCTCCTGAGGCTTCCGGATGAAACTGTACTGAAAAAACAGGAAGTTCCCTGTGTTTAATTCCTTCATTGGTATGGTCATTCAGGTTTGTACAAAAAATCTTCCATTCATTTCCAAGTGATTCAGGATGAACAGCATAGCCATGATTCTGAGATGTAAGATATACCCTTTGAGTACCTTCAATCATCACAGGCTGATTATGACTTCTATGTCCGTATTTCAGTTTATAGGTATCTGCTCCCGCAGCCAGCGAAATCAACTGATGTCCGAGACAAATGCCCAACATCGGAAATCCCTCATTCAGTGCTTTTTTCAAATTTTCAATAGTTTTTACGCAGGCTTTCGGATCTCCAGGCCCGTTTGAGACCACTATGCCGTCAAACTCTTCCTGAAAAAAGTCATAATTCCATGGAACCCTGATGACAGTGGCATCCCTGTCAATCAGGTTTCTGATGATGTTGTGCTTGACTCCGCAGTCTATTAACACTATCCGGTACCTACCCTTTCCATAAGTCTTTATTTCCCTGATACTTACTGCATCAACAAAATGACAGGAAGGTTCTTCAGGCATATCCAGATCATTAAAACGGATAAAGCCTTTCATGGTACCTGATTCCCGCAGTATTTTTGTTAATTGGCGGGTGTCGATTCCATAAATGGCCGGTATCCGGTGTTGAATCAACCAATCGGAAAGACTGATTTTGGCATTCCAATGTGAATAATTGAATGAATAGTCTGAAATGATTAATCCCGAAACATGAATTTTTTCAGATTCAAAATGCTTTGATAGCCCATCCTGAACAATATCCTCGGGTACACC
Coding sequences within:
- the carB gene encoding carbamoyl-phosphate synthase (glutamine-hydrolyzing) large subunit; translated protein: MDDKITKVLILGSGALKIGEAGEFDYSGTQAIKALKEEGVKTVLINPNIATVQTSRGLADKVYFLPVTPYFVEKVIEKEKPEGILLSFGGQTALNCGISLFKEGILAKHQVRVLGTPVEAIIETEDREKFISKLNAIEVKTPGSIVAKTVDEAKKAALNLGFPVIIRAGFALGGQGSGFCTSIDDVESLATKAFAYSSQILVEESLKGWKEIEYEVVRDRYDNCITVCNMENFDPLGIHTGESIVVAPSQTLTNHEYHFLRQLSIKIVRHIGIVGECNVQYALDPDSEEYRVIEVNARLSRSSALASKATGYPLAFIAAKLALGYGLFELKNSVTKTTTACFEPALDYVVCKVPRWDLNKFKGVSHQIGSSMKSVGEVMAIGRTFEEAIQKGLRMIGQGMHGFVGNKELEEENIDKELSYPTDMRIFFIAKAFSLGYSVGKIFELTKIDRWFLEKLKNIWLMREELLSYNDPEYLPSETLKRAKQLGFSDFQIARLVMKSKDSGIEDDMQKIRDLRKKMGIIPYVKQIDTVAAEYPALTNYLYLTYNAAEHDVTYEENKKSVIVLGSGAYRIGSSVEFDWCSVSALKTVEKSGFRSVIINFNPETVSTDYDECGKLYFDELSYERVMDIVELENPTGVIVSTGGQTANNLALRLFKSNVKILGTSPLSIDMAEDRHKFSSLLDRLGVDQPRWKELTSMEEIFDFCREIGFPLLIRPSYVLSGAAMSVVSNQDELLHFLSIARSVSSKYPVVVSEFIEECKEIEIDAVAREGEIICYAISEHIEFAGVHSGDATIVFPAQKIYIETLRRIKKISRQIAKSLNISGPFNIQFLAKDNDIKVIECNLRASRSFPFVSKVLKTDFIEIATRVMLNEPVEVPSKSIFDIDYIGIKASQFSFSRLHKADPVLGVEMASTGEVGCLGEDFYEVLLKSMLSVGYEIPGKNILISGGPPKSKAELLESVRILIKNNFNIYATRGTAEFYKKYDIDAIILHWPDEEIKPNVLDFIREKKLDLIINIPKNLSKTELDNDYIIRRSAVDMNIPLITNARLAAAFIMAFCKYSLQSVQIKSWDEF
- the carA gene encoding glutamine-hydrolyzing carbamoyl-phosphate synthase small subunit — its product is MIDTKTKVKANLVLENGMTLSGWSFGYQNPVAGEVVFNTAMTGYPESLTDPSYFGQILVLTFPLIGNYGVPEDIVQDGLSKHFESEKIHVSGLIISDYSFNYSHWNAKISLSDWLIQHRIPAIYGIDTRQLTKILRESGTMKGFIRFNDLDMPEEPSCHFVDAVSIREIKTYGKGRYRIVLIDCGVKHNIIRNLIDRDATVIRVPWNYDFFQEEFDGIVVSNGPGDPKACVKTIENLKKALNEGFPMLGICLGHQLISLAAGADTYKLKYGHRSHNQPVMIEGTQRVYLTSQNHGYAVHPESLGNEWKIFCTNLNDHTNEGIKHRELPVFSVQFHPEASGGPADTMFLFDNFFDLVKKWMIK